One window from the genome of Streptomyces sp. WZ-12 encodes:
- a CDS encoding cytochrome P450: protein MTSPHQPGAAPPPSRPGQGFPPPEAAAPPGCPAHAQAPAPPDPHAHVRLYGPDFAADPHSVYARLRQYGALAPVEIAPEVTALLVTDYRAALELLNDDSTWSKDSRAWMQTVPADSPILPMLGWRPNVFFNDGAAHVRYRDVIVDSFKLVESHELRARVHHAADTLIRRFGDRGEADLIAEYARLIPLLMFNTLFGLPDSYSDRLIAAIAGMLEGNSPEEATAANEAYTQYIMELVGAKKAERGPDLTSWFMDHPNGLNDEELIHNIILVMGAGNEPLANLIGNALARMLSDDRYYHTVSGGALTVHDAINEVLWNDPPLTNYSAHYPVRDVFFHGTWVRAGQLVMVSYAAANSQFDTTATHGPGSGSGSHLSWAAGPHACPVKRHALLIAVTAIERLTAWLSDIELVGTPDALTWRNGAFHRALAALPARFTPITPDQAGATPWHNSESRPSSSTPPEPTSTAKEPACAH, encoded by the coding sequence GTGACTTCCCCGCACCAGCCGGGCGCCGCCCCGCCGCCGTCCCGCCCCGGGCAGGGCTTCCCGCCACCGGAGGCCGCCGCCCCGCCGGGCTGCCCGGCGCACGCGCAGGCGCCGGCACCACCGGACCCGCACGCGCATGTGCGGCTCTACGGCCCGGACTTCGCCGCCGACCCGCACAGCGTCTACGCGCGGCTGCGGCAGTACGGGGCGCTGGCGCCGGTGGAGATCGCGCCCGAGGTGACCGCGCTGCTGGTGACGGACTACCGGGCCGCGCTGGAGCTGCTCAACGACGACAGCACCTGGTCCAAGGACTCCCGGGCCTGGATGCAGACCGTCCCGGCGGACTCCCCGATCCTGCCGATGCTGGGCTGGCGGCCCAACGTCTTCTTCAACGACGGTGCGGCGCACGTCCGTTACCGCGACGTCATCGTGGACAGCTTCAAGCTGGTCGAGTCGCACGAGCTGCGGGCCCGGGTGCACCACGCCGCGGACACCCTGATCCGGCGCTTCGGCGACCGCGGCGAGGCGGACCTGATCGCGGAGTACGCGCGGCTGATCCCGCTGCTGATGTTCAACACCCTCTTCGGGCTGCCCGATTCCTACAGCGACCGGCTGATCGCGGCCATCGCGGGGATGCTGGAGGGCAATTCGCCGGAGGAGGCGACGGCCGCCAACGAGGCGTACACGCAGTACATCATGGAGCTGGTCGGCGCGAAGAAGGCCGAGCGCGGACCGGACCTCACCTCGTGGTTCATGGACCACCCCAACGGTCTGAACGACGAGGAACTGATCCACAACATCATCCTCGTGATGGGCGCCGGCAACGAGCCGCTGGCCAACCTCATCGGCAACGCGCTCGCCCGGATGCTCTCCGACGACCGTTACTACCACACCGTCTCCGGCGGCGCGCTGACCGTGCACGACGCCATCAACGAGGTGCTGTGGAACGACCCGCCGCTGACCAACTACTCCGCGCACTACCCGGTCCGGGACGTCTTCTTCCACGGCACCTGGGTGCGCGCCGGCCAGTTGGTGATGGTCTCCTACGCGGCGGCCAACAGCCAGTTCGACACCACGGCCACGCACGGGCCGGGGTCGGGCAGCGGATCGCACCTGTCCTGGGCGGCCGGTCCGCACGCCTGCCCGGTCAAGCGGCACGCGCTGCTGATCGCCGTCACCGCGATCGAGCGGCTCACCGCCTGGCTGTCGGACATCGAACTCGTCGGCACGCCCGACGCGTTGACGTGGCGCAACGGGGCCTTCCACCGGGCCCTGGCCGCCCTCCCGGCCCGTTTCACCCCCATCACCCCGGATCAGGCAGGAGCCACGCCATGGCACAACAGCGAGAGCAGACCTTCGTCATCGACCCCGCCGGAACCGACATCCACGGCGAAGGAGCCCGCCTGCGCGCACTAG
- a CDS encoding DUF742 domain-containing protein → MTPRQSSGRRLVPAYLATGGRARPSRNTLDRLTVLISVDMPITSEVRPEEHRILELLQPGALTLAEVAAHLHLPVSVVKVLVADLVDAGRLHARVPIPEAEQFDRQILERVLDGLRSLKS, encoded by the coding sequence ATGACGCCGCGCCAGAGCAGCGGACGACGTCTCGTACCGGCCTATCTGGCGACCGGCGGACGCGCCCGTCCGAGCCGCAACACGTTGGACCGGCTGACCGTGCTGATCAGCGTGGACATGCCGATCACCAGTGAGGTACGCCCCGAAGAGCACCGGATCCTGGAGCTGCTCCAGCCCGGCGCGCTGACTCTGGCCGAGGTGGCCGCCCACCTTCACCTGCCCGTGAGCGTGGTGAAGGTGCTGGTGGCCGACCTCGTCGATGCCGGGCGCCTGCACGCCCGAGTCCCCATACCCGAAGCCGAGCAATTCGACCGGCAGATCCTGGAGAGGGTTCTCGATGGACTCCGCTCTCTCAAGTCCTAG
- a CDS encoding ATP-binding protein: protein MTSIPQALLWCLGAGTAAAVVLAALLLRVRKERAGLRTRLSAAEEHSSATLHNNTELTARIRATEVEIRHLAEARLPDLTLALAHPHVPVRGLSDKRFAGSETDRALGAVLEQVSSAITKERTRVDAAAQSTLRGATTTIQALLYQVQTSLQTMQHKYDDPQIAQDLLDADFVNEQALRRVQATGVVCGAWPGLTREDSYLSELVVGASSRLRGYERVQISNQLRDPVAVVARAVEPIAITVTELLANALHHSHRELPVTVTLQQGNRGASVIIDDYGVGMHDDELKHAMELLASNDDLLLTQLGDPPRSGFAAAGQLVRQYGFGVHVEPSPYGGVRAVVYIPGDPLLTVLDEGARPMSVMAPMPHRAPGGPRDRVAAPSAMPTGASAPATPAGAAPLAQPAPVAERPAEPVAPAVPAAQPLPSVPEQAQQPRAEGELPRRRRRRPQSEQPEDRSDTLNLRSPEETGSRWAALQRGTETGRAAAAQPEPAQPDFPQSHDFQQSSDFPQSDYPRSPEGNAQS from the coding sequence ATGACATCCATACCGCAGGCGCTGTTGTGGTGCCTTGGCGCAGGAACGGCCGCCGCCGTGGTGTTGGCGGCGCTGCTGCTCCGCGTGCGCAAGGAGCGCGCCGGACTCAGGACCCGCTTGAGCGCCGCCGAAGAGCACAGCAGCGCCACGCTGCACAACAACACGGAGTTGACCGCCAGAATCCGGGCGACCGAGGTCGAGATCCGGCACCTGGCCGAGGCCCGGCTGCCCGATCTGACGCTGGCGTTGGCGCATCCGCACGTGCCGGTGCGCGGGCTTTCGGACAAACGATTCGCCGGTTCGGAGACCGACCGGGCGCTGGGTGCCGTGCTGGAGCAGGTCAGCTCGGCGATCACCAAGGAGCGCACCCGGGTCGACGCGGCGGCGCAGTCCACGCTGCGCGGCGCGACCACCACCATCCAGGCGCTGCTGTACCAGGTGCAGACCTCGCTGCAGACGATGCAGCACAAGTACGACGACCCGCAGATCGCGCAGGACCTGCTGGACGCGGACTTCGTCAACGAGCAGGCGCTGCGCCGCGTGCAGGCCACCGGCGTGGTCTGCGGCGCCTGGCCGGGCCTGACCCGCGAGGACTCCTACCTCTCGGAGCTGGTGGTCGGCGCCTCGTCGCGGCTGCGCGGCTACGAGCGGGTGCAGATCAGCAACCAACTCCGGGACCCGGTCGCGGTGGTGGCGCGCGCCGTCGAGCCGATCGCGATCACCGTCACCGAGCTGCTGGCGAACGCGCTGCACCACTCGCACCGCGAACTGCCGGTCACCGTCACGCTCCAGCAGGGCAACCGCGGCGCGTCGGTGATCATCGACGACTACGGCGTCGGCATGCACGACGACGAGCTCAAGCACGCGATGGAGCTGCTGGCCAGCAACGACGACCTGTTGCTGACGCAGCTCGGTGACCCGCCGCGGTCCGGATTCGCCGCTGCCGGCCAGTTGGTGCGGCAGTACGGATTCGGAGTGCACGTGGAACCGTCGCCGTACGGAGGGGTCCGAGCCGTGGTCTACATACCGGGCGATCCGCTGTTGACCGTCCTCGACGAGGGCGCGCGTCCGATGTCGGTGATGGCGCCGATGCCGCACCGCGCTCCGGGCGGGCCGCGGGACCGGGTGGCGGCGCCGTCCGCGATGCCGACCGGTGCCAGTGCGCCGGCCACGCCCGCGGGGGCCGCGCCGCTCGCGCAGCCCGCGCCGGTGGCCGAGCGGCCCGCGGAGCCCGTCGCGCCGGCCGTCCCGGCCGCGCAGCCGCTGCCGTCCGTGCCCGAGCAGGCCCAGCAGCCGCGCGCCGAGGGTGAGTTGCCGCGTCGGCGCCGGCGCCGGCCGCAGTCCGAGCAGCCCGAGGACCGTTCGGACACCCTCAACCTGCGCTCTCCGGAGGAGACCGGGTCCCGCTGGGCGGCGCTCCAGCGCGGCACCGAGACCGGCCGGGCGGCCGCGGCCCAACCCGAGCCCGCACAGCCAGACTTCCCGCAGTCGCACGACTTCCAGCAGTCGTCAGACTTCCCGCAGTCCGACTACCCGCGCAGTCCCGAAGGGAACGCCCAGTCATGA
- a CDS encoding roadblock/LC7 domain-containing protein → MNSPTRRRVTEDKSWVLAPLLELPHVVHAAVISGDGFIEGASPGLSREAAEGVAAMMSALQGAGRAVTAAFAEKDDARLRQTVIESEEGFVFAIPAGENTCLAVFADPEVNMGVVAHHMQIQVTTLGKKVMNSPARDLGSQA, encoded by the coding sequence ATGAACAGCCCCACCCGTCGCCGTGTCACCGAGGACAAGTCCTGGGTGCTGGCTCCCCTGTTGGAGCTGCCGCATGTCGTCCACGCCGCCGTCATCTCCGGCGACGGCTTCATCGAGGGGGCCTCGCCGGGGCTGTCGCGGGAGGCCGCGGAGGGCGTCGCGGCGATGATGTCGGCGCTCCAGGGCGCCGGGCGCGCGGTGACCGCGGCGTTCGCGGAGAAGGACGACGCGCGGCTGCGGCAGACGGTGATCGAGTCCGAGGAAGGTTTCGTTTTCGCGATCCCGGCGGGGGAGAACACCTGCCTGGCTGTTTTCGCCGATCCGGAGGTGAATATGGGCGTCGTCGCGCACCACATGCAGATCCAGGTGACGACCCTGGGCAAGAAGGTCATGAACAGCCCGGCTCGGGACCTCGGTAGCCAGGCATGA
- a CDS encoding GTP-binding protein, with protein MDSALSSPSAGAGTDRMYLSGADQTLVKLLVAGPFGVGKTTLIRALSETPPLHTEEVMTQSGALVDDLAGVREKTTTTVAIDFGRLTLPGDLVLYLFGTPGQKRFRPLWQDIARGALGALVLADTRRLADSFEVMDIIEEAGLRYAVAVNTFPDAPQYDVDSLRDALDLHPDTPLVLCDARDRDQSVDALIALVRHVLAHTPEETLNP; from the coding sequence ATGGACTCCGCTCTCTCAAGTCCTAGCGCCGGCGCCGGGACCGACCGCATGTACCTCTCCGGCGCGGACCAGACGCTGGTGAAGCTGTTGGTCGCCGGCCCGTTCGGGGTCGGCAAGACCACCCTGATCCGCGCGCTGTCGGAGACCCCGCCGCTGCACACCGAAGAGGTGATGACGCAGTCCGGCGCGCTCGTCGACGACCTCGCCGGCGTGCGGGAGAAGACCACCACCACCGTCGCCATCGACTTCGGGCGGCTGACGCTGCCCGGGGACCTGGTGCTGTACCTCTTCGGCACGCCCGGCCAGAAGCGGTTCCGCCCGCTGTGGCAGGACATCGCCCGCGGTGCGCTGGGTGCCCTGGTCCTCGCCGACACCCGCCGGCTGGCGGACTCGTTCGAGGTGATGGACATCATCGAGGAGGCCGGGCTGCGCTACGCGGTCGCGGTCAACACCTTCCCCGACGCCCCGCAGTACGACGTGGACAGCCTCCGCGACGCGCTCGACCTGCACCCCGACACCCCGTTGGTGCTGTGCGACGCGCGCGACCGGGACCAGTCCGTCGACGCGCTGATCGCGCTGGTCCGCCACGTCCTGGCCCACACGCCCGAGGAGACCTTGAACCCGTGA